The following nucleotide sequence is from Endozoicomonas sp. GU-1.
GTGCCCCGGCACCAGTTAAAATGCCGACTGTTTTGTTCGGACACCTGTATGAAGACGCTGACAATTCTGGAACTGGAATATAAAGACGATACCAGTCTCTACTTTGAACATTTTATTCACCTCCCTTATCCATGTTTTCTGGATAGCTCGGTATTCGATGGAATGCAGGCAGTCTATAAAGATCATTCCAGCCGTTATGACATTATGACCGCAGCTCCAGAAATGCACTTCACCTTCACCCCGGAAGGTGATTTGATGATTGAAGATCTTATTCAACAAAAAACAGAAACTGTTTCTGGAGCTGAACCTTTTGCGCCATTGCCAAAACGGCTTAATGCCATGAGCAAAGTCGACAATGCCGGATTGCCTTTTGTTGGAGGCATGGTTGGTTATTGGGGATATGAACTGTGTGAACACCTTGAGCCGGACCGAATAGCCCATCGAGACAGTTCAACACCGCTGATGTCCGTCGGGCTCTATCAGTGGGCGCTGATCTGTGATCATAAGGAACGACGAGCCTGTCTGGTGTTTCATCCTGATATACCCGAATCATTGAAAACTGAAATTCTGCAAGCTATTGACCATAAAGTCAGGAAGTCAGACCGCTCACCATTCAAACTGCTCGACAGATTCACCCCGACACAAACCCCGGCTGAATACCAGTGCGCATTTCAGCAAATTCAGGACTATATTGTGGCGGGAGATTGCTATGAGGTGAATCTTACCCAGCGGTTTACTGCGCCCTATAGCGGCGATTCCTGGGAAGCATTTAAAAAGCTCAGAACCGTCACCAAAGCGCCCTACTCTGCGTTTATTGCACGCCCTGATCTGAGCATTCTCAGCCATTCTCCGGAGCAGTTTATCCGACTGAAAAACGGTCATGTTGCCACCAAGCCCATCAAGGGTACCCGTCCCAGGGGCCGTTCTCCTGAAGAAGACCGAGCCATTGCTGAAGAGCTACAACATAGCCAGAAGGATCAATCGGAAAACCTGATGATTGTCGATCTGCTGAGAAACGATCTTGGTAAGGTCTGCAAGACAGGTACCGTGTCAGTACCCCGATTATTTGCCCTGGAAAGTTATGCCAACGTGCATCACCTGGTCAGTACTGTGAAGGGCCAACTGATGGACGATTATGATGCATTTGACCTGCTGGGAAGCACATTCCCCGGTGGTTCGATTACCGGAGCGCCAAAAATACGATCCATGGAGATTATCAGGGAGCTGGAACCGGTAGCCCGCACTGTTTACTGTGGCTCCATCGGCTATATCAGCTGTGATGGTAATATGGATACCAGCATCACCATACGGACGATTCTGGCAAAAGATGGCGAATTGCACTGCTGGGGAGGTGGGGCGATTGTTGCTGACTCTGACTGTGAATCGGAATACCAGGAGTCCATTACTAAAGTAAAAAATCTGATGAGTAAGTTAGAAACCTGCTTA
It contains:
- the pabB gene encoding aminodeoxychorismate synthase component I, producing MKTLTILELEYKDDTSLYFEHFIHLPYPCFLDSSVFDGMQAVYKDHSSRYDIMTAAPEMHFTFTPEGDLMIEDLIQQKTETVSGAEPFAPLPKRLNAMSKVDNAGLPFVGGMVGYWGYELCEHLEPDRIAHRDSSTPLMSVGLYQWALICDHKERRACLVFHPDIPESLKTEILQAIDHKVRKSDRSPFKLLDRFTPTQTPAEYQCAFQQIQDYIVAGDCYEVNLTQRFTAPYSGDSWEAFKKLRTVTKAPYSAFIARPDLSILSHSPEQFIRLKNGHVATKPIKGTRPRGRSPEEDRAIAEELQHSQKDQSENLMIVDLLRNDLGKVCKTGTVSVPRLFALESYANVHHLVSTVKGQLMDDYDAFDLLGSTFPGGSITGAPKIRSMEIIRELEPVARTVYCGSIGYISCDGNMDTSITIRTILAKDGELHCWGGGAIVADSDCESEYQESITKVKNLMSKLETCLQKH